The Periplaneta americana isolate PAMFEO1 chromosome 2, P.americana_PAMFEO1_priV1, whole genome shotgun sequence genome has a window encoding:
- the LOC138713899 gene encoding uncharacterized protein: MEASAVHLLLLFYRVEWIDSAVVKGSGDGPIIWEESGAYKEVVHHEQDLHAIPRSVNSSDAQKEPLHEKINISKILSSSENATVLSSGNSNSTSEGDGNSTTAKHDSNEEEYELIQLINTEMTLMLREANDTTWKFILDRNKTVGLTAINKSLQYTEFLIEMVNRSTLLDELWNFQNDSENVEFLSRVLPSDDVLLGRERRVQELKQLYTLLGLYVGFTNATALLIKNKNEYYRSNEMKTLEHIADGFREIIQLINAVLSETRDTIVNFISSCNVDFSSDTPCKKELLDLTAFDSQLQNQTQDLEALEKLLEDEKFRLSLDKYIKPATQGVVFLVGVFGNGFLLIKFLRHKEMRTTSNLLILNLTLGDFLSLLMMFIVFQMVDARGSWDVGVGLCRMYKFLGQLCLGVCVYFTVVISIQKCFMLTDFLRWRGSGYRVLKDIKPDLVILCVWFIGSVLSIDITVNSVIWYDTHCRDPREVFVRRGDRINFITFFVVPLIIIAISSGVSARQLHSSIRSISHKARSLDRMRQARLLSSDALIVLSTVFTLSYIPHLVVAAIDIWYEMGMEKSVITIVYFATFTLIFTNTCFSPLTIYVIRHKYREYIYYR, encoded by the coding sequence ATGGAAGCTTCTGCTGTACATCTTCTACTGCTCTTCTACAGAGTTGAATGGATAGATTCTGCAGTGGTTAAAGGAAGTGGCGACGGTCCAATAATCTGGGAGGAATCTGGAGCGTACAAAGAAGTCGTTCATCATGAACAAGATTTGCATGCCATTCCACGCAGTGTGAATTCAAGCGATGCACAAAAAGAACCTCTCCATGAAAAAATAAACATCTCAAAAATTCTTTCATCTTCTGAAAACGCAACGGTTCTTAGTTCAGGTAATTCAAACAGTACGAGTGAAGGTGATGGGAATTCAACTACTGCCAAACATGACTCCAATGAGGAAGAATACGAACTTATACAATTAATAAACACTGAGATGACCTTAATGTTAAGAGAGGCTAACGACACAACTTGGAAATTCATCCTGGATAGAAACAAAACAGTTGGTCTAACAGCTATAAACAAATCTCTGCAATACACAGAATTTCTCATAGAAATGGTAAACAGGTCCACTCTACTTGATGAACTTTGGAACTTTCAAAATGACTCTGAAAATGTCGAGTTCCTCAGTAGAGTTTTGCCCAGTGATGACGTGTTACTGGGGAGGGAACGTAGGGTTCAAGAACTGAAGCAACTGTATACATTACTGGGACTTTACGTCGGCTTTACAAACGCCACAGCTTTattgattaaaaataaaaacgaGTATTACAGGAGCAATGAAATGAAGACTTTGGAACACATCGCCGATGGATTTAGAGAGATAATACAGCTGATCAACGCTGTTCTTTCAGAAACAAGAGACACAATTGTAAACTTTATATCATCTTGTAACGTGGATTTCAGTTCCGATACCCCTTGCAAGAAAGAGTTACTAGATTTGACAGCCTTCGATTCTCAGTTGCAGAACCAAACTCAAGATCTAGAAGCACTTGAGAAGTTACTCGAAGACGAGAAGTTCAGATTGTCTTTGGACAAATACATCAAACCAGCAACACAAGGCGTCGTGTTTTTAGTTGGAGTTTTCGGCAACGGATTCTTGTTGATCAAGTTTCTAAGGCACAAGGAAATGCGCACGACATCCAATCTGCTAATCCTTAATTTGACTCTCGGCGACTTCCTTTCTCTTTTAATGATGTTTATAGTGTTTCAGATGGTTGATGCTCGTGGATCCTGGGACGTAGGGGTAGGCCTATGCAGAATGTACAAGTTTTTAGGACAACTGTGTCTCGGTGTATGTGTTTACTTTACAGTCGTCATCAGCATTCAGAAATGCTTCATGCTGACAGATTTTCTGAGATGGCGAGGTAGTGGATATCGGGTGCTGAAAGACATCAAGCCCGATCTTGTCATCTTGTGTGTGTGGTTTATCGGAAGTGTGCTTTCAATTGACATTACGGTGAACTCCGTCATCTGGTATGACACTCACTGTCGTGATCCCCGTGAGGTTTTCGTGAGGAGGGGAGACAGAATTAactttataacattttttgtagTCCCGCTGATCATCATCGCCATCTCCTCTGGAGTCTCCGCCAGGCAACTGCATAGCAGCATCAGGAGTATATCTCACAAGGCAAGGAGTCTCGACAGGATGCGACAAGCACGTTTGCTGAGTTCTGACGCTCTCATAGTCCTATCCACAGTCTTCACCCTCTCCTACATCCCCCATTTAGTTGTTGCTGCTATAGATATTTGGTATGAAATGGGCATGGAAAAATCTGTTATTACGATTGTGTACTTTGCTACGTTCACTCTCATATTCACGAACACTTGTTTTAGTCCCTTGACTATCTATGTTATAAGACATAAATACAGAGAATATATTTATTATCGATGA